One window from the genome of Ovis canadensis isolate MfBH-ARS-UI-01 breed Bighorn chromosome 21, ARS-UI_OviCan_v2, whole genome shotgun sequence encodes:
- the KCTD21 gene encoding BTB/POZ domain-containing protein KCTD21 isoform X2 — protein MVMIIGSLHQMREYFAVQVRTIFLHPSLPAMSDPITLNVGGKLYTTSLATLTSFPDSMLGAMFSGKMPTKRDSQGNCFIDRDGKVFRYILNFLRTSHLDLPEDFQEMGLLRREADFYQVQPLIEALQEKEVELSKAEKNAMLNITLNQRVQTVHFTVREAPQIYSLSSSSMEVFNANIFSTSCLFLKLLGSKLFYCSSGNLSSITSHLQDPNHLTLDWVANVEGLPEEEYTKQNLKRLWVVPANKQINSFQVFVEEVLKIALSDGFCIDSSHPHAVDFMNNKIIRLIRYR, from the exons ATGGTGATGATTATCGGAAGTCTACACCAGATGAGAGAATACTTTGCTGTGCAAGTCAG gACTATTTTCCTGCACCCCAGCCTTCCTGCCATGTCTGACCCCATCACGCTCAATGTCGGGGGGAAGCTCTATACAACCTCACTGGCAACCCTGACCAGCTTCCCTGACTCCATGCTGGGTGCCATGTTCAGCGGGAAGATGCCCACCAAGAGGGACAGCCAGGGCAACTGCTTCATCGACCGTGACGGCAAAGTGTTCCGCTACATCCTCAACTTCCTCCGAACCTCCCACCTGGACTTGCCCGAGGACTTCCAGGAGATGGGCCTGCTGCGCAGGGAGGCCGACTTCTACCAGGTGCAACCCCTGATTGAGGCCctgcaggagaaggaggtggagcTGTCCAAGGCCGAGAAGAACGCCATGCTCAATATCACGCTGAACCAGCGTGTGCAGACGGTCCATTTCACCGTGCGTGAGGCACCCCAGATCTACAGCCTCTCCTCTTCCAGCATGGAGGTCTTCAATGCCAACATCTTCAGCACCTCTTGCCTCTTCCTCAAGCTCCTCGGCTCCAAGCTCTTCTACTGCTCCAGTGGCAACCTCTCGTCCATCACCAGCCACCTGCAAGACCCCAACCACCTGACTCTGGACTGGGTGGCCAACGTGGAGGGCCTGCCGGAGGAGGAGTACACCAAGCAGAACCTCAAGAGGCTCTGGGTGGTGCCAGCCAACAAGCAGATCAACAGCTTCCAGGTCTTTGTGGAGGAGGTGCTCAAGATCGCGCTGAGTGATGGCTTCTGCATCGACTCTTCTCACCCACACGCTGTGGATTTTATGAACAATAAGATTATTCGATTAATACGGTACAGGTAA
- the KCTD21 gene encoding BTB/POZ domain-containing protein KCTD21 isoform X1 — protein sequence MVMIIGSLHQMREYFAVQVRSGDFPSPALLVDFSLLVDSSLLVDSFKDRSVSSELGSTFSVWTIFLHPSLPAMSDPITLNVGGKLYTTSLATLTSFPDSMLGAMFSGKMPTKRDSQGNCFIDRDGKVFRYILNFLRTSHLDLPEDFQEMGLLRREADFYQVQPLIEALQEKEVELSKAEKNAMLNITLNQRVQTVHFTVREAPQIYSLSSSSMEVFNANIFSTSCLFLKLLGSKLFYCSSGNLSSITSHLQDPNHLTLDWVANVEGLPEEEYTKQNLKRLWVVPANKQINSFQVFVEEVLKIALSDGFCIDSSHPHAVDFMNNKIIRLIRYR from the exons ATGGTGATGATTATCGGAAGTCTACACCAGATGAGAGAATACTTTGCTGTGCAAGTCAGGTCAGGTGActtcccttctccagccctgTTGGTTGACTTTTCCCTGTTGGTTGACTCTTCCCTGTTGGTTGACTCCTTCAAAGATCGAAGTGTGTCATCTGAGTTGGGAAGCACCTTCTCTGTCTG gACTATTTTCCTGCACCCCAGCCTTCCTGCCATGTCTGACCCCATCACGCTCAATGTCGGGGGGAAGCTCTATACAACCTCACTGGCAACCCTGACCAGCTTCCCTGACTCCATGCTGGGTGCCATGTTCAGCGGGAAGATGCCCACCAAGAGGGACAGCCAGGGCAACTGCTTCATCGACCGTGACGGCAAAGTGTTCCGCTACATCCTCAACTTCCTCCGAACCTCCCACCTGGACTTGCCCGAGGACTTCCAGGAGATGGGCCTGCTGCGCAGGGAGGCCGACTTCTACCAGGTGCAACCCCTGATTGAGGCCctgcaggagaaggaggtggagcTGTCCAAGGCCGAGAAGAACGCCATGCTCAATATCACGCTGAACCAGCGTGTGCAGACGGTCCATTTCACCGTGCGTGAGGCACCCCAGATCTACAGCCTCTCCTCTTCCAGCATGGAGGTCTTCAATGCCAACATCTTCAGCACCTCTTGCCTCTTCCTCAAGCTCCTCGGCTCCAAGCTCTTCTACTGCTCCAGTGGCAACCTCTCGTCCATCACCAGCCACCTGCAAGACCCCAACCACCTGACTCTGGACTGGGTGGCCAACGTGGAGGGCCTGCCGGAGGAGGAGTACACCAAGCAGAACCTCAAGAGGCTCTGGGTGGTGCCAGCCAACAAGCAGATCAACAGCTTCCAGGTCTTTGTGGAGGAGGTGCTCAAGATCGCGCTGAGTGATGGCTTCTGCATCGACTCTTCTCACCCACACGCTGTGGATTTTATGAACAATAAGATTATTCGATTAATACGGTACAGGTAA
- the KCTD21 gene encoding BTB/POZ domain-containing protein KCTD21 isoform X3: MSDPITLNVGGKLYTTSLATLTSFPDSMLGAMFSGKMPTKRDSQGNCFIDRDGKVFRYILNFLRTSHLDLPEDFQEMGLLRREADFYQVQPLIEALQEKEVELSKAEKNAMLNITLNQRVQTVHFTVREAPQIYSLSSSSMEVFNANIFSTSCLFLKLLGSKLFYCSSGNLSSITSHLQDPNHLTLDWVANVEGLPEEEYTKQNLKRLWVVPANKQINSFQVFVEEVLKIALSDGFCIDSSHPHAVDFMNNKIIRLIRYR; encoded by the coding sequence ATGTCTGACCCCATCACGCTCAATGTCGGGGGGAAGCTCTATACAACCTCACTGGCAACCCTGACCAGCTTCCCTGACTCCATGCTGGGTGCCATGTTCAGCGGGAAGATGCCCACCAAGAGGGACAGCCAGGGCAACTGCTTCATCGACCGTGACGGCAAAGTGTTCCGCTACATCCTCAACTTCCTCCGAACCTCCCACCTGGACTTGCCCGAGGACTTCCAGGAGATGGGCCTGCTGCGCAGGGAGGCCGACTTCTACCAGGTGCAACCCCTGATTGAGGCCctgcaggagaaggaggtggagcTGTCCAAGGCCGAGAAGAACGCCATGCTCAATATCACGCTGAACCAGCGTGTGCAGACGGTCCATTTCACCGTGCGTGAGGCACCCCAGATCTACAGCCTCTCCTCTTCCAGCATGGAGGTCTTCAATGCCAACATCTTCAGCACCTCTTGCCTCTTCCTCAAGCTCCTCGGCTCCAAGCTCTTCTACTGCTCCAGTGGCAACCTCTCGTCCATCACCAGCCACCTGCAAGACCCCAACCACCTGACTCTGGACTGGGTGGCCAACGTGGAGGGCCTGCCGGAGGAGGAGTACACCAAGCAGAACCTCAAGAGGCTCTGGGTGGTGCCAGCCAACAAGCAGATCAACAGCTTCCAGGTCTTTGTGGAGGAGGTGCTCAAGATCGCGCTGAGTGATGGCTTCTGCATCGACTCTTCTCACCCACACGCTGTGGATTTTATGAACAATAAGATTATTCGATTAATACGGTACAGGTAA